The Cryptococcus gattii WM276 chromosome B, complete sequence genome has a segment encoding these proteins:
- a CDS encoding Hypothetical protein (Similar to TIGR gene model, INSD accession EAL22508.1; CNBB3860): MEGQIDNARKFLNSEQGQGLKQQLFGGGDSNNQQDNEPTNDIQGNQGAPGQFGQQGQYGAVTGAGFGGGFAKDAQGQPLQGSKQGQRDSPYEGMDNDDTTASGGYGRNAQGGAFSRQNQMGTDHLNQLNPGGVYEGDDNREGSKTGYSTPGYRKEDETEEQLRMSNRNVYGQQSDERGSKDNDYNEI, encoded by the exons CAAATTGATAACGCGAGGAAGTTCCTCAACAGCGAGCAGGGCCAAGGGTTGAAGCAGCAGCTCTTTG GCGGCGGAGACTCCAACAATCAACAAGACAATGAGCCCACTAATGATATCCAGGGCAACCAAGGCGCTCCCGGTCAATTTGGCCAGCAAGGCCAATACGGCGCAGTCACTGGTGCTGGCTTTGGTGGGGGCTTCGCCAAAGATGCTCAGGGCCAGCCTCTTCAAGGAAGTAAACAGGGGCAGAGAGACAGCCCGTATGAGGGAATGGATAATGATGACA CTACTGCCAGTGGTGGTTATGGCAGAAATGCGCAAGGCGGAGCTTTTTCAAGGCAAAATCAGATGGGTACCGACCACCTAAATCAATTGAATCCCGGGGGAGTGTACGAAGGCGACGATAATCGCGAGGGGTCCAAGACCGGTTACAGTACTCCCGGATACAGGAAAGAGGACGAGACTGAGGAGCAGCTTCGAATGTC TAACCGTAATGTGTACGGTCAGCAGTCGGATGAGCGAGGAAGCAAAGACAATGATTACAACGAGATTTAG